AGTCCAGTCGGACCTCTTCAATCAAGCACTCGCAGCACGCCTTAGCGACGGGCTGCTGCAGACGGTTCTGCTGGGCGACGTCATGGACGTCATCGAGTCGGGTGGAAAGTTCATCGTCGACGATGTCGCTCGCGAGCAGGCCCGGCTGGATGAAGGACTCTTAGCCGTCACGGGACCGATGTTCGGCGTCAAGATGCTGACGCCGAACGGCGTTCCGGCCGAGCGGGAAGCGATGATCCTTGAGCAGTCGGGGCTCGGTTCGGCCGACTTCGCAAATTATGCACAACTCATGTCGGGGGCGCGACGTCCGTATCTCATCCGCCCAGGCGATCTGGTTGTCACTCCCGTCGAACAGGGAATTCAGTTTGAACTGTCGTTGCCAGCAGGCACGTATGCGACAGTCCTGTTGCGGGAATTCCTGAAGACAGACGACGCTGGCGACAATCCCCAAGGTGCCGGGCGGACCGATGAATCCGTTGACACCCCGAGCGAATCGGACGCGTAAGGCGTGGCAACGGCCGCCAATCACGGACATCTCACGCTCTGCACAGATGAAATTCCAGTCAGGTCGGAGGCGACCATAAAGGACGTGTCCACTTCATCTTGGCTGGGCAGCAACGTACAATCATGCAGACATCGGAAGGCCGCGGAACTGCATTGAAGGGTGATCATGCTGCGTGTGATGATAGTGTTCGCCAGTCTTGGATTGCTGGTTTGCTCATGGGCCCTGCCGGTTCGTGGCGAAGCCATTCCGAAAACGAACGAACGGCTGCTCGACGACATCAAGTTTCTCGCATCGGATGAACTTGAAGGCCGTGGTGTCGGCACGCAGGGAATCAACGTCGCGGCCGAGTTCATCAAAAGCCATTTCGCGAAATCAGGACTGGCCGTCGACCGCGTCGATGGTGACGCGTTCCAGAAATTCGACATCACAACCGGATCGAAGCTGGTTGACCCCAAATCTCTTCAGCTGATCGGCCCTGACGGAAAAACAATCGAACTCACGATTGGCTCCGATGTCGAAGTCTGCTCGTTCGGTGGGAGCGGAAATTTTGAAGGCGATATCGTCTTCTGCGGCTACGGGATTGACGCAACGGATGATCCGCATGCAGAACCTTCGGCCGAAAACAAATCCGACTCCCTGAAATACAACGATTTTGCCGGGATTGATGTGGAGGGCAAAGTCGTCATCGTGATGCGACGGAATCCTCGTCAGGCCGATCCAAAAAGCCCTTTGGGCGCCGAACATGGTGTCTCGCGTTTTGCCGACCTGAAGTCGAAGATGAACACACTCGCAGCCTACAAAGCCGCGGCCGTCCTGTTCGTGAATGATCCTTATTCCGGAAGGAAGTCGGCCGAGAGTCGACGTGAGAATCTGGCGAAGCTCAACGAAAAAGTCACCATCGCTGCCGAAGAGTTTCTGGCGATCGAACCCGCTGAAGCCGACAAGGTGACCGCCGCTCGGAATAAGCTCGCGGAAGTCGTCAATCAGGCGAAATCGTTGAAACAGTCAGCCGAAACGGCGAATGACGATGCCTTGATGAAATTTGGCTATGCTGGAAACGGTGATACGCGTTTTCCACCGACGTTTCATGTTCAGATCAAGACCTGCGATGAGATGCTGGCCGCGGTGCACACCGATTTGGCCAAGCTCGAATCCGAAATCGATTCCGATATGAAACCACGATCCCTCGTCGTGACAGGATGGAAGGCAAAAGGAGCAGCCACCGTTGAAAAGGTTCGCAGTGACGTCTTCAACGTCATCGGAGTGATCGACGGCGAAGGCCCCAATGCAGACGAAACGATCGTGATCGGAGCCCACTATGATCATGTCGGCCGTGGCGGCGCCAATTCGCTCGCGCCCGGCTCAACCGAAATTCACAATGGGGCCGACGACAATGCCTCGGGCGCCACGACGCTGCTCGAACTGGCGCGTCGATTCGGTGAACACGCCAAGACAAAGAAGCCGGGGC
This genomic interval from Schlesneria paludicola DSM 18645 contains the following:
- a CDS encoding M28 family peptidase, giving the protein MLRVMIVFASLGLLVCSWALPVRGEAIPKTNERLLDDIKFLASDELEGRGVGTQGINVAAEFIKSHFAKSGLAVDRVDGDAFQKFDITTGSKLVDPKSLQLIGPDGKTIELTIGSDVEVCSFGGSGNFEGDIVFCGYGIDATDDPHAEPSAENKSDSLKYNDFAGIDVEGKVVIVMRRNPRQADPKSPLGAEHGVSRFADLKSKMNTLAAYKAAAVLFVNDPYSGRKSAESRRENLAKLNEKVTIAAEEFLAIEPAEADKVTAARNKLAEVVNQAKSLKQSAETANDDALMKFGYAGNGDTRFPPTFHVQIKTCDEMLAAVHTDLAKLESEIDSDMKPRSLVVTGWKAKGAATVEKVRSDVFNVIGVIDGEGPNADETIVIGAHYDHVGRGGANSLAPGSTEIHNGADDNASGATTLLELARRFGEHAKTKKPGRRLVFIAFTGEELGLLGSARYVKYPVFPLDKTVAMLNMDMVGRLKEDKLIVYGTKTSSNWESELNQFNATTQFKLIFKPEGFGPSDHSSFYAKKIPVLHFFTGEHSDYHRPSDDWDKINIDGMRRVADLMEQVVIATAEQPTRPDYLEVKGVGGPTRSGSRPFVGTIPEFGNEDPGYAISGVSPGGPAEKAGLMGGDRIIQLGTHKVQNLEDYDAALRKFSAGDEVDFVVVRDKKELTLKVTMAPPR